The following are encoded together in the Bombus vancouverensis nearcticus chromosome 18, iyBomVanc1_principal, whole genome shotgun sequence genome:
- the LOC143304033 gene encoding uncharacterized protein LOC143304033, whose amino-acid sequence MRDHPLKNSALYSALNRALEGPAAYWLTQILNGDELTLPDFKEQFAAHFGGQEVAAASLIKVAEELPRDGETSGAYGNRIITLLGSKCRNSTREEVLAATALHLLALRDERFKRLALTSDITSVKQFQREMKPFLYAEWPTSPPWRSSASSGNKRGRSPAPRTRCGHCGIYGHPTSECRKRAKWEPKKDPRRPEESRPAAPPKALCFC is encoded by the coding sequence ATGAGGGACCACCCCCTGAAAAACAGCGCACTGTATTCTGCCCTAAACCGTGCCCTAGAGGGTCCGGCAGCATATTGGCTTACGCAAATATTGAACGGCGACGAGCTCACCTTGCCagattttaaggaacaattcgccGCACACTTCGGTGGCCAAGAAGTAGCAGCCGCGTCGCTAATCAAGGTAGCCGAGGAACTACCGCGGGACGGCGAAACATCAGGGGCGTACGGAAATCGTATCATCACCCTCCTGGGGTCGAAGTGCCGAAATTCAACCAGGGAAGAGGTACTCGCCGCCACCGCCCTCCATCTGCTGGCCTTGCGCGACGAACGTTTTAAACGACTAGCGCTCACGAGTGACATCACGTCGGTGAAACAATTCCAAAGAGAAATGAAGCCCTTCCTATACGCGGAGTGGCCAACGTCCCCGCCGTGGAGGTCATCAGCGAGCTCCGGAAACAAACGAGGCAGGTCACCCGCCCCCCGGACCAGGTGCGGCCACTGCGGTATTTACGGACATCCGACATCCGAATGCCGCAAGAGGGCGAAGTGGGAACCGAAGAAGGACCCCCGACGCCCGGAGGAAAGCCGACCGGCTGCACCACCAAAAGCGTTGTGCTTT